One Dunckerocampus dactyliophorus isolate RoL2022-P2 chromosome 15, RoL_Ddac_1.1, whole genome shotgun sequence genomic window, actgcgccgatccacctgtcgacctcacgcgccaaccttccctcactggtgaacaagaccctgcgatacttgaactcctccacctggggcgaGACCACATTCCCAatccggagggtgcaatccaccctttttcaactgagaaccatggcctcggttTTGGAAGTGCTGAGTCTTCTCCTAgatgcttcacactcagctgcaaactgcCCTAGTAAATGCTGAAAGGTCACAGCCGGATGAGGCCATCAGAACCACATTGTCTGACGAGACGAGATCCTAAAGCCCGCAAACTAGATTCCCTCAACGCTTTGGCtacgcctacaaattctgttcATGAAAATTATTAACAGAATCTGTgataaagggcagccttggcggaggccaacgatcactggaaacaggctcgGCTTACTGCAGGCAATACTCCCGGAGTatcccccacaggacaccacgagggacATGTTTTCCAAacccacaaagcacatgtagaccagttgggcaaactcccatgtaccctccagtatccTTGCAAGAGTGTAGacctggtccagtgttctgtgaccaggacgaaaaacacattgcacctcctgtagccgaggttcgactaacggtcgtacccttctctcctgcaccctggaatagactttcccagggaggctgaggagtgtgatcccccagtagttggaacacactctccggtcacccttcttgaaaagggggaccaccacccggtctgccaatccagaggtactgttcctcacttccacgcaatgttgaagagacgtgtcagccaagacagtccctcaacatccagagccttgaggaattcagggcgaatcTTACCCACCCCctgagctttgccactggggagcgttttgactaccccagatacctcagccacagtgatggaactgtccgagTTCATGTcttcagactctgcttcctctattgaaggtatgtcagtggtcaaacaggtcctaggtgacgggccagatCCGCTAATCTTATGTCTTAATTCACAAATTGTCTTCAAATTAAATCGAATTATCGAgtggatatttgagttggccaccGTATTCACAATATAAAGCATACAGtaatttgtttgctgcctcaatgtcgGCATAAGATCGACGTAATTTATTGCTTTATttacctgactggttggaagaagtccggTGTAGCGAGCCAAAAACACCGTGAATCTGTAGGTGATTAATCATGTTACTGGCGCACCCTCCTCGGCATGATATGATgacgttgcaaatgttgcactgctcCGACCGTTAATTTTTCTTACAGAATTTCAGCATAACTTTGAGCGCCGTTGCACACTATCCATGGCTGAAATTGATGAACACAAATGCTTCCTGCTGTGTTCGCCgacttcttctttgttggtgttatgcAGCCAATTTTTCCGGTCAGCGGGCTGGTCGATCACCAAAAGTAGGCgtcaaaatttttttaaatgaccggTCCTGGGAGaattggaatgttagtcccggttccatcgatgctcgatgcccaaccaTAGTTACGACTTAATTTACTTTGAGTACTGCTGGCTATTTCTCATAACTTCAGACTTCATTGGCATAAAATTGTGGTTTTTTTGGTGTATCATTACGTTGCTGTCCTAAAATGATCTAATTATCTACTAGTATGATTATATTTACATAAATTACGATGGGTTtcacaaccagtccagggtgtgcccctcctcttgcccaaaggttagttgggataggctccagcatacccccgcgaccctagtgagaacaagcgacatagaagatggattgatggatggatggacggacgatTGGTTTCACAATGTCACATGAGTTTTGATCGAGTTTTTAACTTTAAATACTGTTACAGTTTTAGTCAGTTAAATTCCAAGTTATTTTCTCCCAAACATTATTGTTTCAGTCCGAATTTATTGTActtttgcattattattttttatcccCACAAATCTTGCCATTTATTTATCTTTAATGgctttagtctcataaaattacaactttgtttgcgTCAATTTGTACGAATGATTTTCCTCTGTGACAGGCTTTTATTCCTGCCATCCACATTCACTTGACCAGTTCTGGAAAATGCTGTGCTAACCGCTGTGGGGTAAGCATTAATATATTtcaatatatattattgtaaatgtatttttcctttGTTAACACTGTTAGCTGTTGCCTGTGCAGATGTTCCTGTCTATAGGTTTTGCCGCATTAGGCGTGGCGGGAGGCGTGTACAGTCTAAGCGTGGCCGCCCTTGGCCTCGCCAACGGTCCATTGTGCTACTGGAGTAATCTCCAAAACCCCTTTCCCAAATGGGGCGTTCCCTTCGCAAACAGGTGCTCATAACCATAGAAAGCAAAAGAGAGACCACAACAATGTGCTATGTGCTACTGTAAAATGGTGATGCATCATTTCATAAGATGTCATTATTTCTTGCAGTACTGGAAGCTACCTGAGCGACAAGAACATGTGGAAATGGTGTCTGATCCCTGAGAACGTGGTTGAATTCAACTTGGGACTCTTCTCCACTTTGTTAGTGGCGGCGTGTCTTCAACTTATCCTCTGTCTCATCCAAATGATCAACGGACTCTTCGGATGCATCTGCGGCACCTGTGCTGGGAAGGAGGTAAATAAGCAATAATTCATGTATTTGCCACCATTAGGGGTCGAAATTACAGAAGTTACGCTTCAATGCTGCGATATTTTGCGAATACTAATGATAGCAACAGGACATAGCGATTGTACAATACTTGACATATGGGAGGAAAACATGTACGAGATAAAATGTTAGCGGactatttttatatttctaaTAACGACTAATAGACTCACGATACAGCGTTATTGTGGGAATTAATATTTTTGGACAAGTAAAGCTACGATACTGTGACATTGCCTCATACCAGGAAATCACGTAATAACTGCCAATAATATTTTGTTACAATGTTTTTGCTTACAATTTCGATAGTATAATAATACAGCGATTTTGCAATAATCCATATACTGGATGAAaaccatgtactgtatgatatgaTTCATGGCAGGGAATTGCAGAGTAACAttgtaataaaatattattgcaatatttttaCAAGAGAGCAATTTTACATATTGTAAGAAACTATGTACAAAGTTTTTGGTAATAATAATGACGGTATCGTATGATAATCAATATATCAAAGGAAAATATAGACAATGCAATATTTTGCTAACAATATCGATGGCATTACGATACAGTGATTTTGCGATAATCGACATATTAGAAGAAAACATCTATGAGACATAAAATCACAGAGTAACATGCAATACACTGTTAGTGCCATGTGATACATTTTATGGAAGGGAATAGCAGAGTAACTGgcgatataataataatgctatcATGATACAGCAATTTTATGTTATAATCGCTTTATTGGAACACAAAAATCTACGATACATCATGAAATGGGGGAATAATTACGACAATATCTTGCGAACAATATTGCGATAGAGCCATTACGCAATACTGTAATTACAGACAGAACTGCACTGTGCAAAAGTAATGGGTCAACGCAAGCATATTCTCCCTGTATGTTTGCTCATATTGCGAGGTATTATTAGGgcta contains:
- the tm4sf21b gene encoding transmembrane 4 L6 family member 1, whose amino-acid sequence is MCTGACSKVIAVPLYILALVSVICNIMLFFPDFDTKFAAEERDGQKRITEEVKYMGGLIGGGIMAFIPAIHIHLTSSGKCCANRCGMFLSIGFAALGVAGGVYSLSVAALGLANGPLCYWSNLQNPFPKWGVPFANSTGSYLSDKNMWKWCLIPENVVEFNLGLFSTLLVAACLQLILCLIQMINGLFGCICGTCAGKE